One Frankia alni ACN14a DNA window includes the following coding sequences:
- a CDS encoding beta-class carbonic anhydrase, with amino-acid sequence MTVTDDLLGNAVQYARDFTAGELPLPPKLKVAVVACMDARLNVYGVLGLTEGDAHVIRNAGGAVTDDEIRSLAISQRLLGTREIILIHHTDCGMLTFTDEAFKAQITAETGIRPPWAVETFTSLDDDVRQSIARITASPFIPHKDSVRGFVYSVEKGTLTEVR; translated from the coding sequence ATGACCGTCACCGACGACCTACTCGGTAACGCCGTCCAGTACGCCCGCGACTTCACCGCCGGAGAGCTGCCACTGCCCCCGAAGCTGAAGGTTGCGGTCGTGGCGTGCATGGACGCCCGACTGAACGTCTACGGGGTGCTGGGCCTGACCGAGGGTGACGCCCACGTGATCCGCAATGCGGGTGGGGCGGTCACCGACGACGAGATCAGGTCTCTCGCCATCAGTCAGCGGCTGCTGGGAACCCGAGAGATCATCCTCATCCACCACACCGACTGCGGCATGCTCACTTTCACCGACGAGGCGTTCAAGGCTCAGATCACCGCCGAGACGGGCATTCGCCCGCCGTGGGCCGTCGAGACCTTCACGAGCCTGGACGACGACGTCCGGCAGTCGATCGCCCGCATCACGGCCAGCCCCTTCATCCCGCACAAGGACTCGGTCCGCGGGTTCGTCTACTCGGTCGAGAAGGGCACGCTCACCGAAGTGCGCTGA
- a CDS encoding winged helix-turn-helix transcriptional regulator has protein sequence MTTRTAAQRRAEAKVAYDAFMAACPSRKVFEMLSDKWVGLVLAAVSAGPRRYGELKAEIAGVSPKMLTQTLRTLERSGLVDRTVTASVPVRVDYELTPLGRDLYPLITPLKAWAEANVDAIRAAEQAYDLRTFAREPTGASAATGASAVIGVTAAMGVTAARQ, from the coding sequence GTGACTACCCGGACGGCCGCGCAGCGGCGGGCCGAGGCGAAGGTGGCCTATGACGCCTTCATGGCGGCCTGCCCGTCACGCAAGGTGTTCGAGATGCTCAGCGACAAGTGGGTCGGCCTGGTGCTGGCCGCGGTTTCGGCGGGACCGCGCCGCTACGGCGAGCTGAAGGCGGAGATCGCCGGGGTCAGCCCGAAGATGCTCACCCAGACCCTGCGGACGTTGGAGCGCAGCGGGCTGGTCGACCGGACGGTCACCGCGTCGGTTCCGGTGCGGGTCGACTACGAGCTGACGCCGCTGGGCCGTGACCTCTATCCCCTGATCACGCCCCTCAAGGCCTGGGCCGAGGCGAACGTGGACGCGATCCGCGCGGCAGAGCAGGCCTACGACCTGCGTACCTTCGCGCGGGAGCCGACGGGTGCGTCGGCCGCCACGGGTGCGTCGGCCGTAATCGGGGTGACGGCGGCGATGGGGGTGACGGCGGCTCGGCAGTGA
- a CDS encoding NADP-dependent oxidoreductase → MRALTIPAYGETSPLILTELATPEPGPGEVRVRVEAAGVNPVDPFIRAGGFAALATQQPPQVVAGWELAGVVDALGAGVTEWPVGTAVVALIDWIGARSGAHAEQVVLPADHLAARPDAVASTLASTVPLNALTAHQAVAELHLAAGATVLVTGAAGAVGGFAVQFAAGTGARVAALAGPEDEQAVRQLGAEIFVGRTEESAATLRAALPDGVDGIIDAALLGESIIDLIRPGGAFVGLTPPSTPSPRVGVRTHALNVHADGRALATIMDAIARGEVTIREVETYPAAEGAAAYARLAKSGRRTGISLLF, encoded by the coding sequence ATGCGAGCGCTCACGATCCCGGCCTATGGCGAGACCAGCCCGCTGATCCTGACGGAGTTGGCAACGCCGGAGCCCGGCCCGGGGGAGGTCCGGGTCCGGGTCGAGGCCGCAGGAGTGAACCCGGTCGACCCCTTCATCCGCGCAGGCGGCTTCGCCGCACTTGCCACCCAGCAGCCACCCCAGGTGGTGGCCGGATGGGAGCTCGCCGGTGTCGTCGACGCGCTCGGTGCAGGGGTGACGGAATGGCCGGTAGGTACGGCGGTCGTCGCCCTCATCGACTGGATCGGCGCACGGAGCGGGGCCCATGCCGAGCAGGTCGTGCTTCCGGCCGACCACCTTGCCGCCCGCCCGGACGCCGTGGCTTCCACACTGGCTTCGACCGTCCCACTCAACGCACTCACGGCGCACCAGGCTGTAGCGGAGCTGCACCTGGCCGCGGGTGCCACCGTCCTCGTCACCGGGGCGGCGGGGGCCGTGGGTGGCTTCGCCGTCCAGTTCGCCGCCGGCACCGGCGCCCGCGTCGCGGCGCTCGCCGGACCCGAGGACGAGCAGGCGGTCCGTCAGCTGGGCGCGGAGATCTTCGTCGGCCGCACCGAGGAGTCTGCCGCCACTCTGCGTGCGGCGCTTCCCGACGGGGTGGACGGCATCATCGACGCCGCCCTGCTCGGCGAGTCGATCATCGATCTCATCCGGCCCGGCGGGGCCTTCGTCGGGCTCACCCCGCCCTCGACCCCGTCGCCGCGGGTCGGAGTGAGGACCCATGCACTGAACGTGCACGCGGACGGTCGGGCGCTCGCCACGATCATGGACGCGATTGCGCGAGGGGAGGTCACGATCCGCGAGGTGGAGACCTATCCGGCCGCCGAGGGAGCGGCCGCGTACGCCCGCCTGGCCAAGAGCGGCCGGCGAACGGGCATCAGCCTCCTGTTCTGA
- a CDS encoding class I SAM-dependent methyltransferase: MSETAISYSEIPIWDPATYDAERHRLVPSFDLLYGAVGDLVAQLGRTRPRVLDLGAGTGLLASAVVAAVPEVRLHLFDGAAPMLAKARARLAAENVEAVTMADLSAALPSGPFDAVVSALAIHHLDDPGKRDLFGRVHTALRPGGVFANLEQVDGPTPALTRRYEEMHERHARAAGSDDAEWQAALGRMAFDRCAPLADQLAWLTEAGFDPVDCIVKNGRFAVYAGWRS, translated from the coding sequence ATGAGTGAGACAGCAATCTCATATTCCGAGATACCCATCTGGGATCCTGCCACCTACGACGCGGAGCGCCACCGCCTCGTCCCCTCGTTCGATCTGCTGTACGGGGCGGTCGGCGACCTGGTGGCCCAGCTGGGCAGGACCCGGCCGAGGGTGCTCGACCTCGGCGCGGGCACCGGACTGCTGGCCTCCGCCGTGGTCGCCGCGGTGCCGGAGGTACGCCTGCACCTGTTCGACGGTGCCGCCCCCATGCTCGCCAAGGCGCGGGCCCGGCTGGCCGCCGAGAACGTCGAGGCCGTCACCATGGCCGACCTCTCCGCAGCGCTGCCGTCCGGGCCCTTCGACGCCGTCGTCTCCGCGCTCGCCATCCACCATCTCGACGATCCCGGCAAGCGGGACCTGTTCGGGCGGGTGCACACTGCACTGCGTCCGGGCGGTGTCTTCGCGAACCTGGAGCAGGTCGACGGGCCGACCCCGGCCCTGACCCGGCGGTACGAGGAGATGCACGAGCGGCACGCGCGGGCGGCCGGGTCGGACGACGCCGAATGGCAGGCCGCCCTGGGACGGATGGCCTTCGACCGCTGCGCGCCGCTCGCCGACCAGCTCGCCTGGCTGACCGAGGCCGGCTTCGATCCGGTCGACTGCATCGTCAAGAACGGCCGGTTCGCCGTCTACGCCGGATGGCGTTCCTGA
- a CDS encoding peptidoglycan recognition protein family protein, with protein sequence MGATTATGYELRVPQGASGVVVTALNTTSGPCRRLMVPDLTAQAALAAVAGLAAAAGVAGPGSPAAAVAGLAAAAASAEPRSPARARSVPRPRHAPLAAAAGPAPAAGPAPAGEGGAPPSVSTAPTAAPTGSAPSALGLRYLPRVAWGADESLRLNPATGQPWPTTYHPGQVITVHHTVTPNDDPDPAATVRAIYHFHTVERGWADIGYHFLIDEAGSLYEGRWSGTDGVPGHRPDGQVVTGAHVGGFNAGNVGVALLGDHRNRAPTAAARRSLALVLLALCGAHSLNPVGSVDYLNPVGGARRRVSAISGHRDWMATECPGAVLYSTLDSVRLEVARALL encoded by the coding sequence ATGGGAGCCACGACGGCCACCGGCTACGAACTTCGGGTGCCGCAGGGAGCTTCCGGGGTGGTCGTCACGGCGCTGAACACGACGTCCGGCCCGTGCCGGCGACTGATGGTCCCGGACCTGACCGCCCAGGCCGCCCTCGCCGCCGTGGCCGGACTGGCCGCCGCAGCCGGCGTGGCCGGCCCGGGGAGCCCGGCGGCCGCCGTGGCCGGACTGGCCGCCGCAGCCGCCTCGGCCGAGCCGAGGAGCCCGGCGCGGGCCCGATCGGTGCCGCGGCCGCGACACGCACCCCTCGCCGCAGCGGCGGGACCGGCTCCGGCGGCCGGACCCGCACCGGCGGGCGAGGGTGGTGCGCCGCCGTCCGTATCCACCGCACCCACCGCCGCACCCACGGGATCGGCGCCGTCGGCACTCGGTCTGCGGTACCTGCCTCGAGTGGCCTGGGGTGCCGACGAGTCGCTGCGACTCAACCCCGCCACGGGCCAGCCCTGGCCAACGACCTACCACCCGGGCCAGGTGATCACTGTGCACCACACCGTGACGCCGAACGACGATCCGGACCCGGCCGCGACCGTGCGGGCGATCTACCACTTCCACACCGTGGAACGCGGCTGGGCGGACATCGGTTACCACTTCCTCATCGACGAGGCGGGCAGCCTGTACGAAGGACGCTGGTCCGGGACCGACGGGGTTCCCGGACATCGTCCGGACGGCCAGGTGGTCACCGGCGCGCACGTCGGCGGATTCAACGCCGGCAACGTCGGAGTCGCGCTGCTCGGCGACCACCGGAACCGCGCCCCGACGGCAGCCGCGCGTCGCTCGCTCGCGTTGGTGCTGCTGGCGCTCTGCGGTGCCCACAGCCTGAACCCCGTCGGCAGTGTCGACTACCTCAATCCGGTCGGCGGCGCCCGACGCCGGGTGTCGGCGATCAGCGGGCATCGTGACTGGATGGCGACCGAGTGCCCCGGGGCGGTCCTGTACTCGACGTTGGACAGCGTCCGCCTGGAGGTCGCTCGAGCGCTCCTGTGA
- a CDS encoding ChaB family protein: MAVRKRENPRVQADRMRADVPSTIARSADKAVRTWKKTHDSAVGTYGEGQRAHRAAFAALKHTHEKVGDHWEPKARPGPSDAQAARKSPDSLAGGQTAEGVDTNASLAHLRAIARELSIPGRSKMSKSELVGAVQKANRRATARARGSGH; encoded by the coding sequence ATGGCCGTGAGGAAGCGGGAGAACCCCCGCGTGCAGGCCGACCGGATGCGTGCCGATGTGCCGTCGACGATCGCCCGCTCGGCCGACAAGGCCGTCCGGACCTGGAAGAAGACCCACGACTCGGCGGTCGGGACCTACGGCGAGGGCCAGCGGGCCCATCGGGCGGCCTTCGCCGCCCTCAAGCACACCCACGAGAAGGTCGGCGATCACTGGGAGCCGAAGGCACGGCCGGGGCCCTCGGACGCGCAGGCCGCCAGGAAGTCGCCCGACTCTCTGGCGGGCGGGCAGACGGCGGAGGGCGTGGACACGAACGCATCCCTCGCTCATCTGCGTGCTATCGCCCGCGAGCTGAGCATCCCAGGTCGGTCGAAGATGTCGAAGAGTGAGCTCGTCGGCGCGGTGCAGAAGGCCAACCGTCGCGCGACGGCTCGGGCTCGCGGGTCCGGGCACTAG
- a CDS encoding MMPL family transporter translates to MLHRGRLLAAACLLVVVLLPWNAGIYHQLATGGFYAPGDKSTQAEQLLDAEFPDAPPNVAVMLTSDAGIDGPTPVHLGRELTRQLAAENGVTSVLSYWPNGSEAGNPLLRAKDGRSALIVFRLTGSEDHIQDRLSVLHERYSHVGPGVQVRFGGAPAVMRDVTERSRVDLERGETTAAPLVFLVLLYAFGTVAAALLPVLVGVVSVVSSLALLRLAATLTDVSVFSVNLTTALGFGLAVDYSLFILRRFREEQDRGLFPGAALRRTLETAGRTVFFSGVTVALSLTAALVFPLYYLRSFAFAGIIVVVTSEVAALLVLPAALMVLGDRLDRGDIRAALSRRRDAGGRRPVGTRRAGGHRSREASAAGRGWTALARRVMHRPLLYGGAAIAILLICAAPLRHLNLALADDTVLPATAESHVVNDAMRDDFIVCLPCQIPIVVPGVDARDPVNAARLTDYATRLSALPGIARIDTVTGSFMQGKRIGAVPKVPTGYVGNHGGAWLSVWQGDTSPVSSEAKDLVRELKATPAPFGVLMGGLAPHFLDTSRTILHRLPIAFAVVMAATFLLLFLFTGSVLLPLKAMFLNSLNLAATIGLLAFVFQEGHLRGLVGDFQVSGTLEMTSPVLMFFIAFGLSMDYEIFLLARIREEYQRTGDNKESVAIGLGVTGPLITSVALALVVVMVALSTSHISMIKLVGVGLTVAITLDVTVVRAILVPAFMALAGRYNWWAPAPLRRLYDRFGLREDSGETAVGAGPAGGPHAMPGQPGLAEVNGMAAPAGHGGGYGVLAYGLPSPGSSGPTQPGSGWSGAQGWSGAQRGGAQDRGGAQLPVGTTDRPIGAAGPGDDDRRLPALPSYAAYVTNGSPATGGQSDSGARATTKITYQRGRAEAARWDRPAPVQAPTWHYFLRNRWRADGTAPQVVTGTRGFVIDGIQVDDPTVLDADAHR, encoded by the coding sequence GTGTTGCACCGTGGTCGGCTGCTCGCGGCCGCCTGCCTGCTCGTGGTGGTCCTGCTGCCGTGGAACGCCGGGATCTACCACCAGCTCGCCACCGGCGGCTTCTACGCGCCGGGTGACAAGTCGACCCAGGCTGAGCAGCTCCTCGACGCGGAGTTTCCCGACGCGCCCCCGAACGTCGCCGTCATGCTCACCTCGGACGCCGGGATCGACGGCCCGACGCCCGTCCACCTCGGCCGCGAGCTCACCAGGCAGCTGGCGGCCGAGAACGGGGTGACCTCCGTCCTGTCGTACTGGCCGAACGGCTCCGAGGCGGGCAATCCGCTGCTGCGCGCGAAGGACGGTCGCTCGGCGCTCATCGTGTTCCGGCTCACCGGCTCCGAGGATCACATCCAGGATCGCCTGAGCGTGCTGCACGAGCGATACTCCCACGTGGGGCCGGGCGTGCAGGTTCGCTTCGGGGGTGCCCCGGCGGTCATGCGAGATGTCACCGAACGCAGCCGGGTCGACCTCGAGCGTGGCGAGACGACGGCTGCCCCGCTGGTTTTCCTCGTCCTGCTCTACGCCTTCGGAACGGTGGCGGCCGCCCTTCTACCGGTACTGGTCGGCGTGGTGTCCGTGGTGTCGAGTCTGGCGCTGTTGCGGCTGGCCGCGACGCTCACCGACGTCTCCGTCTTCTCGGTGAACCTGACCACCGCGCTGGGCTTCGGCCTCGCCGTCGACTACAGCCTGTTCATTCTCCGACGGTTCCGGGAGGAACAGGACCGCGGGCTGTTCCCGGGCGCGGCGCTGCGTCGCACGCTGGAGACGGCCGGGCGCACAGTGTTCTTCTCCGGCGTGACCGTGGCGCTGTCGCTGACCGCGGCCCTCGTCTTTCCGCTGTACTACCTGCGCTCGTTCGCCTTCGCCGGCATCATCGTCGTCGTGACCTCGGAGGTCGCGGCGCTGCTCGTGCTGCCCGCGGCGCTGATGGTGCTGGGGGACCGCCTCGATCGTGGGGACATCCGCGCGGCGTTGTCCCGGCGGCGAGACGCCGGTGGGCGCCGACCCGTCGGTACCCGCCGCGCGGGTGGCCACCGCTCGCGGGAGGCCTCCGCTGCGGGCCGCGGTTGGACGGCACTGGCCCGCCGGGTCATGCACCGGCCACTGCTGTACGGCGGCGCGGCCATAGCCATCCTGTTGATCTGCGCCGCGCCGCTGCGCCACCTCAATCTCGCGTTGGCCGATGACACGGTGCTGCCGGCCACCGCGGAATCGCACGTCGTGAACGATGCGATGCGCGACGACTTCATCGTCTGCCTGCCCTGCCAGATTCCGATCGTCGTGCCCGGGGTGGACGCGCGCGACCCGGTCAACGCTGCCAGACTGACCGACTACGCGACTCGACTGTCCGCACTTCCAGGTATTGCTCGCATCGACACCGTGACTGGCAGCTTCATGCAGGGAAAACGGATCGGCGCGGTGCCCAAGGTGCCCACGGGATATGTGGGTAACCACGGTGGCGCCTGGTTGTCGGTGTGGCAGGGCGACACTTCTCCGGTGTCCAGTGAGGCGAAAGACCTGGTCCGGGAACTGAAGGCGACCCCGGCACCCTTCGGTGTCCTCATGGGTGGACTTGCTCCTCATTTTCTGGACACCTCGCGCACCATTCTGCATCGACTTCCCATCGCCTTCGCGGTTGTGATGGCCGCCACCTTCCTCCTGTTGTTCCTGTTCACCGGCAGCGTGCTGCTTCCACTCAAGGCGATGTTCCTGAACTCGCTCAACCTCGCCGCGACGATCGGCCTGCTCGCCTTCGTCTTCCAGGAAGGGCACCTCCGCGGCCTGGTCGGCGACTTCCAGGTCTCGGGAACGCTCGAGATGACGAGCCCGGTACTGATGTTCTTCATCGCGTTCGGGCTGAGCATGGACTACGAGATCTTCCTGCTTGCCCGTATCCGCGAGGAATACCAGCGCACCGGCGACAACAAGGAATCCGTGGCCATCGGCCTGGGAGTGACCGGACCGCTGATCACCAGCGTTGCACTCGCCCTGGTGGTGGTCATGGTCGCGCTGTCCACCTCCCACATCAGCATGATCAAACTTGTTGGGGTGGGACTGACCGTCGCGATCACGCTCGACGTCACCGTCGTGCGGGCGATCCTTGTTCCGGCATTCATGGCCCTCGCCGGCAGGTACAACTGGTGGGCTCCGGCGCCGCTGCGACGCCTGTATGACCGTTTCGGACTGCGCGAGGACTCCGGCGAGACGGCTGTCGGCGCTGGTCCGGCTGGTGGCCCGCACGCGATGCCAGGGCAACCCGGTCTGGCTGAGGTGAACGGCATGGCCGCGCCGGCCGGTCACGGGGGCGGGTACGGGGTGTTGGCCTATGGTCTGCCGAGCCCGGGCTCATCGGGGCCGACACAGCCAGGTTCGGGGTGGAGCGGGGCACAGGGGTGGAGCGGGGCGCAGCGAGGCGGGGCGCAGGATCGGGGCGGGGCGCAACTGCCCGTCGGCACGACTGACCGGCCGATCGGAGCCGCCGGTCCCGGAGACGACGATCGCCGACTCCCCGCGTTGCCGTCCTACGCGGCGTACGTGACCAACGGCAGCCCGGCCACGGGTGGACAGTCCGACTCGGGGGCCAGGGCAACCACGAAGATCACGTATCAGCGAGGGCGTGCGGAGGCCGCCCGCTGGGACAGGCCTGCGCCCGTTCAGGCGCCGACGTGGCACTACTTCCTGCGTAACCGATGGCGGGCAGACGGCACCGCTCCGCAGGTCGTGACCGGGACACGCGGGTTCGTCATCGATGGCATCCAGGTGGACGACCCCACGGTCCTTGACGCGGACGCGCACCGCTGA
- a CDS encoding lysophospholipid acyltransferase family protein has translation MKKVLSPICQAFWHPLVEGLENIPTDGPAIIAGNHLSVLDAAFLAIASNRRITFLAKSEYFTTPGLKGMAGKMFVAATGQIAVDRGNRRKATAALQAGAGVLGRGGLLGIFPEGTRSPDGRLYRGKHGVARLALETGVPVIPVGLVGTFQVLPMDRRLPRPGRVQVRFGTPLNFPRMTGERTGLAQRAATEQIMRSIQELSGQRQADIYAERFKASLGLVSR, from the coding sequence ATGAAGAAGGTACTGAGTCCGATATGCCAAGCCTTCTGGCATCCACTGGTCGAAGGTCTCGAGAACATTCCGACCGATGGTCCTGCCATTATCGCAGGCAACCATCTTTCGGTGCTCGACGCCGCGTTCCTCGCGATCGCGTCCAACCGGCGGATCACCTTCCTTGCGAAGAGTGAGTACTTCACCACGCCGGGCCTGAAGGGCATGGCCGGGAAGATGTTCGTCGCCGCGACCGGTCAGATCGCCGTGGACCGCGGCAACCGCCGGAAGGCGACGGCCGCGCTGCAGGCCGGCGCTGGTGTGCTGGGCCGGGGCGGCCTGCTGGGGATCTTTCCGGAGGGGACCCGCTCCCCTGACGGTCGGTTGTATCGCGGCAAGCACGGCGTGGCGCGGCTGGCTCTGGAGACCGGGGTGCCGGTCATCCCGGTGGGGCTGGTCGGCACCTTCCAGGTCCTGCCCATGGACCGGCGACTGCCACGCCCCGGACGCGTTCAGGTTCGGTTCGGCACACCGCTGAACTTCCCGCGCATGACAGGCGAACGGACCGGGCTGGCGCAGCGGGCGGCGACCGAGCAGATCATGAGGTCCATCCAGGAACTGTCCGGGCAGCGCCAGGCGGACATCTACGCCGAGCGCTTCAAGGCCTCCCTGGGACTCGTCAGCCGATGA
- a CDS encoding helix-turn-helix transcriptional regulator, with translation MTVDVSAPSRVQTVLPRAIARLRASSGAHLTFGGMVTPHSGRLTVTNVDGPAPSGLLGHSVPPGTGIGGQVVRHCRPVVINDPAAARRVLRSTAPTIESSELGAILAVPVCMDSVVVAVLYGAMRTEAPFTEAAIHAAIATARLMERELGAVAARTEPLSTSMPPGHRAPAARAVGAVPLPRSPGQPQESLRLAYRELQEVTEHVADPLLRGRIGGVSELLRGLLDQEAKVGGRLALTPRELEVLAQVALGLSNVETARRLTVSPETVKAYLRSIMRKLGVRNRTAAVHAARQLGMLP, from the coding sequence GTGACAGTGGACGTGTCGGCCCCCAGTCGCGTGCAGACAGTCCTGCCGCGGGCGATCGCCCGGCTGCGCGCTTCATCGGGAGCCCATCTCACATTCGGCGGAATGGTCACACCACATTCCGGTCGATTGACCGTCACCAACGTGGACGGACCCGCACCGAGCGGACTGCTCGGTCACTCCGTCCCACCTGGGACGGGAATCGGCGGGCAGGTGGTACGGCATTGCCGCCCGGTCGTCATCAACGACCCGGCCGCGGCGAGAAGGGTTCTTCGCTCCACTGCCCCAACGATCGAGAGCAGTGAGCTGGGAGCGATTCTCGCCGTGCCGGTCTGCATGGACAGCGTGGTGGTCGCCGTGCTGTATGGAGCCATGCGGACCGAGGCGCCGTTCACCGAGGCCGCGATTCACGCGGCCATCGCCACGGCTCGACTGATGGAACGCGAGCTGGGCGCAGTCGCAGCGCGTACGGAGCCGCTGTCGACGTCGATGCCACCAGGGCATCGCGCGCCGGCTGCCAGAGCGGTGGGCGCCGTGCCGCTGCCGCGTTCGCCCGGCCAGCCACAGGAGAGTCTGCGGCTGGCCTACCGGGAGCTTCAGGAGGTCACCGAACATGTGGCCGACCCGTTGCTGCGTGGCCGGATCGGGGGCGTATCGGAGCTGCTGCGCGGTTTGCTGGACCAGGAGGCGAAGGTCGGCGGCCGGTTGGCGTTGACCCCGCGTGAGCTCGAGGTGCTGGCACAGGTCGCACTCGGCCTGTCCAACGTCGAGACCGCGCGGCGCCTCACCGTCTCACCGGAGACGGTGAAGGCATATCTGCGCAGCATCATGCGCAAACTCGGGGTCCGTAACCGGACCGCGGCGGTGCATGCTGCTCGCCAACTGGGCATGCTTCCCTGA